In Streptomyces sp. NBC_00569, a single genomic region encodes these proteins:
- a CDS encoding TetR/AcrR family transcriptional regulator gives MGRMPSAQRRRQLVEAAIRVMARDGVAKTTTRSVVAEAGVSLSVFHYCFDSKQELLEAVMDTISEHSESDVLTTLTRRPTLRETIRAGLQAYWDHVLANPGEHMLTYELTQYALREPGYEHLARRQYERYLAAHTKVLRQLPSALGVELTVPEPAAARYLAALTDGLTLNFLVLGDEEKAGDVLDVVADQILTLVRE, from the coding sequence ATGGGGCGGATGCCGTCGGCGCAGCGGCGCAGGCAACTGGTCGAGGCTGCTATCCGGGTCATGGCCCGCGACGGCGTCGCGAAGACCACCACGCGGTCCGTCGTGGCGGAGGCGGGCGTCTCGCTGAGCGTTTTCCACTACTGCTTCGACTCCAAGCAGGAGTTGCTCGAAGCGGTGATGGACACCATCTCCGAGCACTCCGAGTCGGACGTCCTCACCACACTCACCCGCAGGCCCACCCTGCGCGAGACGATCCGCGCCGGGCTCCAGGCGTACTGGGACCACGTACTGGCCAATCCGGGCGAGCACATGCTGACGTACGAACTCACCCAGTACGCCCTGCGGGAGCCCGGCTATGAGCATCTCGCCCGGCGGCAGTACGAGCGCTATCTCGCGGCCCACACCAAGGTGCTCCGTCAACTCCCCTCGGCCCTGGGCGTGGAGCTGACCGTGCCCGAGCCCGCGGCTGCCAGGTATCTGGCCGCGCTGACCGACGGGCTCACCCTCAACTTCCTCGTGCTGGGCGACGAGGAGAAGGCGGGCGACGTGCTGGACGTCGTCGCGGACCAGATCCTGACGTTGGTGCGGGAGTAG
- a CDS encoding M20 family metallopeptidase has translation MMHRAHDQILTAGRAGLAHLERNAHQAARAAAAAPAPASPYKGASEQLGVRIDAAVEEDGPDLLALSHALHEDPEPGFEEHRAVSRIVALLGARGIEAEVGVHGLPTALRAQVGDGTGPTVAVLAEYDALPGTGHGCGHNIICAAGVGAFLALSRVAEDIGATVLLLGTPAEENGTGKELMARAGAFEGVDAAVMVHPLAGADLTDAPFLGLREVVVEYTGLAAHASASPFMGVNALDAVVAAYQGVSALRQHIPPTDRVHGVITQGGTRPNVVPEHAAAHFYLRAATVEALGELSQRVQRIFEGAAAMTGTRVAVRWDDCPPCLPVRSNDALAARFAQHLRRRGRTALPGSAAPDAAQGSTDLGNVSVRVPAIHPMLAIAPAGVALHTTDFAALVAGEAADRTVLDAAATLARTAADLAADAELRAAVADEFAAAGGALDVEKLLSTPSTSA, from the coding sequence ATGATGCACCGCGCCCACGACCAGATCCTGACGGCCGGCCGGGCGGGCCTGGCCCACCTGGAACGCAACGCCCACCAGGCGGCCCGAGCGGCGGCCGCCGCTCCCGCACCGGCGTCACCGTACAAGGGGGCCTCGGAGCAACTCGGCGTGCGGATCGACGCGGCCGTGGAGGAGGACGGTCCTGATCTCCTCGCCCTCAGCCACGCCCTCCACGAGGACCCCGAACCCGGCTTCGAGGAGCACCGGGCAGTCTCCCGGATCGTGGCTCTGCTCGGCGCGCGCGGCATCGAGGCGGAGGTCGGCGTCCATGGGCTGCCCACCGCGCTGCGGGCGCAGGTCGGAGACGGCACGGGCCCGACCGTCGCGGTACTGGCCGAGTACGACGCCCTGCCCGGGACAGGACACGGTTGCGGCCACAACATCATCTGCGCGGCCGGCGTCGGCGCGTTCCTGGCGCTGTCCCGCGTGGCAGAAGACATCGGGGCGACCGTACTGCTCCTCGGTACCCCCGCCGAGGAGAACGGCACCGGCAAGGAACTCATGGCGCGCGCCGGGGCGTTCGAGGGGGTCGACGCGGCGGTGATGGTGCACCCGTTGGCCGGCGCCGACCTCACCGACGCGCCGTTCCTCGGGCTGCGCGAGGTCGTGGTCGAGTACACCGGGCTCGCGGCCCACGCTTCCGCGTCCCCGTTCATGGGCGTCAACGCGCTGGACGCGGTGGTCGCCGCGTATCAGGGAGTCTCCGCACTGCGACAGCACATCCCGCCCACCGACCGGGTGCACGGAGTGATCACGCAGGGCGGTACCCGGCCCAATGTCGTGCCCGAGCACGCCGCCGCGCACTTCTACCTGCGCGCCGCGACGGTCGAGGCGCTCGGCGAGCTGTCGCAGCGCGTCCAGCGCATCTTCGAGGGCGCGGCCGCGATGACGGGCACGCGCGTCGCGGTCCGCTGGGACGACTGCCCGCCTTGTCTGCCCGTTCGCTCCAACGACGCGCTCGCGGCCCGCTTCGCACAGCACCTCCGACGCCGTGGCCGGACCGCGCTCCCGGGCAGTGCGGCGCCCGACGCCGCGCAGGGCTCCACCGATCTCGGCAACGTCAGTGTCCGCGTTCCGGCGATCCATCCGATGCTGGCCATCGCCCCTGCCGGTGTGGCCCTGCACACGACCGACTTCGCCGCGCTCGTCGCCGGCGAGGCCGCCGACCGCACCGTTCTCGACGCGGCCGCGACACTCGCGCGCACGGCCGCGGACCTCGCCGCGGATGCGGAGCTGCGTGCCGCGGTGGCCGACGAGTTCGCGGCGGCCGGTGGCGCGCTCGACGTGGAGAAGCTCCTCTCCACGCCGTCGACGTCCGCCTGA
- the manD gene encoding D-mannonate dehydratase ManD — protein MATITSAEVFVTCPGRNYVTLKITTSDGVTGIGDATLNGRELSVASYLRDHVCPTLIGKDPARIEQVWQYLYKGAYWRRGPVTMTAVAAVDVALWDIKGKVAGLPVYQLLGGAARDGVTVYGHASGNTVPELLDDVQRFLDRGFRAVRAQAAVPGLERVYGMRKGDGDTYEPADGTLPSEEVWDTGAYLDFVPTYMSAVRERFGYDFHLLHDVHHRLTPIEAGRLGKSLEPYRLFWIEDPTPAEDQEAFRLIRQHTTTPLAVGEIFNSIWDCQYLITNRLIDYIRTSVSHAGGITHLRKIFSLAELYGVRSGSHGAGDLSPASLAAALHVDLSIPNFGMQEYMAHLPGYEEVFETSWTFEDGLMHPGDRPGIGVEFDEKAAERFPYERKYLPVNKLRDGSVHDW, from the coding sequence ATGGCCACCATCACCTCGGCCGAGGTCTTCGTCACCTGCCCCGGCCGCAACTACGTCACCCTGAAGATCACCACTTCGGACGGTGTCACCGGCATCGGCGACGCGACCCTCAACGGCCGCGAGCTGTCCGTCGCCTCCTACCTGCGCGACCACGTCTGCCCCACCCTGATCGGCAAGGACCCGGCCCGCATCGAGCAGGTGTGGCAGTACCTGTACAAGGGCGCCTACTGGCGGCGCGGCCCGGTCACCATGACGGCCGTCGCCGCCGTCGACGTCGCCCTCTGGGACATCAAGGGCAAGGTCGCGGGCCTGCCCGTGTACCAGCTGCTCGGCGGCGCGGCCCGCGACGGCGTCACGGTCTACGGCCACGCCAGCGGCAACACGGTCCCCGAACTCCTCGACGACGTACAGCGATTCCTCGACAGGGGCTTCCGCGCGGTGCGCGCGCAGGCGGCGGTGCCCGGTCTGGAGCGGGTGTACGGCATGCGCAAGGGCGACGGCGACACCTACGAGCCGGCCGACGGGACGCTGCCCAGCGAGGAGGTCTGGGACACGGGCGCCTACTTGGACTTCGTCCCGACCTACATGTCCGCCGTCCGAGAGCGGTTCGGCTACGACTTCCACCTGCTGCACGACGTGCACCACCGGCTCACCCCCATAGAGGCGGGCCGCCTGGGCAAGTCCCTCGAGCCCTACCGCCTGTTCTGGATCGAGGACCCCACGCCGGCCGAGGACCAGGAGGCCTTCCGCCTCATCCGGCAGCACACCACGACACCGCTCGCGGTCGGCGAGATCTTCAACTCGATCTGGGACTGCCAGTACCTGATCACGAACCGCCTCATCGACTACATCCGCACGTCCGTCTCGCACGCGGGCGGCATCACACACCTGCGCAAGATCTTCTCGCTCGCCGAGCTGTACGGGGTCCGCTCCGGCTCGCACGGCGCGGGCGACCTCTCCCCCGCGTCGCTCGCGGCGGCGCTCCACGTCGACCTGTCGATCCCGAACTTCGGCATGCAGGAGTACATGGCCCATCTCCCGGGCTACGAGGAGGTGTTCGAGACGTCCTGGACGTTCGAGGACGGCCTGATGCACCCCGGCGACCGCCCCGGCATCGGCGTCGAGTTCGACGAGAAGGCCGCCGAGCGCTTCCCGTACGAGCGCAAGTACCTGCCGGTGAACAAGCTGCGGGACGGATCCGTGCACGACTGGTGA
- a CDS encoding mannitol dehydrogenase family protein, translating into MTSHAWPRPSRTALPRLSRTALPVAGLKLPPPLPEPGIVHLGLGNFHRAHQAVYTADALRHSPGPWGITGVSTSAARGPRPVLTGMAEQDRLYTVLTLRRDAGVAATVPGVHHPGLVADGQGAEVVAAIGSSTTRIVSVTVTEKGYTFGADGRLDLDDPLVRADLAGGPPRTALGLIVRGLQHRARTDGSPLTVLSCDNLMDNGHRLHTLVDEFVAALPAAERPELQAYVATSLTTPNTMVDRIAPATTDEHRDLVARAFGVRDTVPVPAEPYRLWVMQDDFRAGRPAWEHAGALFTDDVAPYELMKLRLLNGAHSLLAYLGLLRGHRCIDQAVTDELLGGAVEFAMREEILPTVPEPEGMPGAAYVGELLDRFANPALGHRTAQVGSDGSLKIPVRWAGVLAESLAAGRVPRVLALGLAAYLRVITADDAYDERALGTVHDGARQRLAELAARASGPADTARLLLSEGGLLPPDVAHHPELAHAVGEFARTLAMHGVEAALRSALT; encoded by the coding sequence ATGACCTCGCACGCATGGCCCCGCCCCTCGCGTACCGCCCTGCCCCGCCTGTCCCGTACCGCCCTGCCCGTGGCCGGTCTGAAGCTGCCCCCGCCCCTCCCCGAACCCGGCATCGTCCATCTGGGCCTGGGCAACTTCCACAGGGCCCACCAGGCCGTCTACACCGCCGACGCCCTGCGCCACAGCCCCGGCCCCTGGGGCATCACGGGTGTCTCGACGAGTGCGGCACGAGGTCCGCGCCCGGTGCTGACCGGCATGGCGGAGCAGGACCGGCTCTATACCGTCCTCACCCTGCGCCGCGACGCGGGCGTCGCCGCGACCGTGCCCGGGGTGCATCATCCGGGCCTCGTCGCCGACGGGCAGGGCGCCGAGGTCGTCGCCGCGATCGGCAGCTCCACCACGCGCATCGTCTCCGTCACGGTGACCGAGAAGGGGTACACCTTCGGCGCAGACGGCCGCCTCGACCTCGACGACCCGCTGGTCCGCGCCGACCTCGCGGGCGGCCCGCCCCGCACCGCACTCGGCCTGATCGTGCGCGGGCTCCAGCACCGGGCCCGCACCGACGGGTCGCCGCTCACCGTGCTCAGCTGCGACAACCTCATGGACAACGGGCACCGACTGCACACCCTCGTGGACGAGTTCGTCGCCGCGCTGCCCGCCGCGGAACGCCCCGAGCTGCAGGCCTACGTCGCGACCTCGCTGACCACGCCGAACACCATGGTCGACCGGATCGCGCCCGCCACCACCGACGAGCACCGTGACCTGGTCGCCCGCGCCTTCGGCGTCCGCGACACGGTGCCGGTGCCCGCCGAGCCGTACCGGCTGTGGGTCATGCAGGACGACTTCCGCGCCGGACGCCCGGCGTGGGAGCACGCGGGCGCGCTGTTCACCGACGATGTCGCTCCGTACGAGCTGATGAAACTGCGGCTCCTCAACGGCGCCCACTCGCTCCTCGCCTACCTCGGCCTGCTGCGCGGACACCGCTGCATCGACCAGGCGGTGACGGACGAGCTCCTGGGCGGCGCGGTGGAGTTCGCGATGCGGGAGGAGATCCTGCCCACGGTCCCGGAACCCGAGGGAATGCCGGGCGCGGCCTACGTCGGCGAACTCCTCGACCGGTTCGCCAATCCCGCGCTCGGCCACCGCACCGCGCAGGTCGGCTCCGACGGTTCCTTGAAGATCCCGGTCCGCTGGGCGGGGGTGCTCGCCGAGTCGCTGGCGGCGGGGCGCGTCCCGCGCGTCCTCGCTCTCGGCCTCGCCGCGTACCTGCGCGTCATCACGGCCGACGACGCGTACGACGAGCGCGCGCTCGGCACGGTCCACGACGGTGCCAGGCAACGCCTGGCCGAGCTCGCGGCCCGAGCGAGCGGTCCCGCCGACACGGCCCGTCTTCTGCTCTCCGAAGGCGGCCTCCTGCCGCCGGACGTCGCCCATCACCCCGAACTCGCTCATGCGGTCGGCGAGTTCGCGCGCACGCTCGCCATGCACGGCGTCGAGGCCGCGCTGCGTTCCGCGCTCACCTGA
- a CDS encoding alcohol dehydrogenase catalytic domain-containing protein codes for MAQSVEPVESIHRAAVLHGPKDVRVEDRPVPEPGPGQVLVAVRAVGLCGSDLHYYAHGENGPNVLRQPTVLGHEPAGVVVGHGAGADDLPHGTAVAVEPAHPCGTCALCRAGRYNLCPKGTCFGSPPTDGALAEYVCVPRDFVHPLPASTDVRLGALIEPLAVAVHAVRRAALAPGQRVLVTGAGPIGVLVAQVAAAAGAGTVTVSDVAAERREFAARLGLHTVDAAGLAPDPERALALASPDGYDAVFDCSGVGPALVSGIRALRPGGTAVVVGNPSRPLTELPLAWMQRQELSLVTSFRYGAGDFAAAAALAGRVQLAELVTSAFPLERAAEALEVALTDPSQMKVLVEPAREA; via the coding sequence GTGGCCCAGTCGGTCGAGCCCGTCGAGTCCATACATCGCGCCGCCGTGCTGCACGGCCCCAAGGACGTGCGCGTCGAGGACCGCCCGGTGCCCGAGCCCGGGCCGGGCCAGGTCCTGGTCGCCGTCCGTGCCGTCGGACTGTGCGGGTCCGACCTGCACTACTACGCCCACGGCGAGAACGGCCCGAACGTCCTGCGGCAGCCGACCGTCCTCGGCCACGAGCCGGCCGGCGTGGTCGTCGGCCACGGCGCAGGTGCCGACGACCTGCCCCACGGCACGGCCGTGGCCGTGGAACCGGCGCACCCGTGCGGCACCTGCGCGCTGTGCCGGGCCGGGCGCTACAACCTCTGCCCGAAGGGCACCTGTTTCGGTTCGCCGCCGACGGACGGCGCGCTCGCCGAGTACGTGTGCGTGCCGCGGGACTTCGTACATCCGCTGCCCGCGTCGACGGACGTCCGGCTCGGCGCGCTCATCGAGCCGCTCGCTGTCGCCGTGCACGCGGTGCGCCGCGCGGCGCTCGCCCCCGGTCAGCGTGTGCTGGTCACGGGGGCGGGGCCGATCGGTGTGCTGGTCGCGCAGGTCGCTGCCGCCGCCGGCGCCGGGACCGTGACGGTGTCCGATGTGGCGGCCGAGCGCCGGGAGTTCGCGGCGCGGCTCGGCCTGCACACCGTGGACGCGGCCGGCCTCGCGCCCGATCCGGAGCGGGCTCTCGCGCTGGCCTCGCCGGACGGCTACGACGCCGTGTTCGACTGCTCCGGCGTGGGGCCCGCCCTCGTGTCGGGGATCCGCGCGCTGCGCCCCGGCGGCACCGCTGTGGTCGTCGGCAATCCGAGCCGGCCGCTGACCGAGCTGCCGCTGGCGTGGATGCAGCGTCAGGAACTGTCGCTGGTGACGTCGTTCCGGTACGGGGCGGGGGACTTCGCGGCGGCGGCCGCGTTGGCGGGCCGGGTCCAGCTGGCTGAACTGGTCACCTCCGCCTTCCCGTTGGAGCGGGCGGCCGAGGCGCTCGAGGTCGCGCTGACCGACCCGTCACAGATGAAGGTCCTGGTCGAGCCGGCGCGGGAGGCCTGA
- a CDS encoding MFS transporter, with amino-acid sequence MTTRSATESEAPAAPPGTPLPARPRGRGKNVRWGIAVLCFGGLAVNYLDRSTLSVALPSMSDDLHIGPETQGFILSAFFFTYALCQLPAGALLDKYGVKRVFAIGAVWWSVATVGMGLVRGVGSLVGARMLLGAGEAARYPAPAKAVSRWFPRHERTLANSVWDNGARVGTAIALPLVTMLVSAFHWRVAFIACGLLGFLWIIGWWRLYHEPADHPKLTAEERAYIEAGGAHTDETAAQDADAPKVRWRDLFRYRTVWGMMLGFFCLNYVIYFFITWFPSYLVDERGFDLLKLGFFGTVPGLVAIFGSLLGGFTADRLLRKGWSTTRVRKTCLVSGTLCSSVIALTVVVPTASGALALLSLSYASLTFSTASVASLPADVAPTAGHVASLAGIQNFASNVAGILGPIVTGFLLASSGGSYLVPLLVSGALSVVGALTYAFVIKRVEPLPVR; translated from the coding sequence ATGACCACCCGCTCCGCCACCGAGAGTGAGGCGCCGGCTGCCCCGCCCGGCACCCCGCTCCCCGCCCGCCCGCGCGGCCGGGGGAAGAACGTCCGCTGGGGCATAGCCGTCCTGTGCTTCGGCGGCCTCGCCGTCAACTACCTGGACCGCTCCACGCTCAGCGTCGCGTTGCCGTCCATGTCGGACGACCTGCACATCGGTCCCGAGACCCAGGGCTTCATCCTCAGTGCCTTCTTCTTCACGTACGCGCTGTGCCAACTGCCCGCCGGGGCACTCCTGGACAAGTACGGCGTGAAGCGGGTCTTCGCGATCGGCGCCGTCTGGTGGTCGGTGGCCACCGTCGGGATGGGCCTGGTCCGCGGCGTCGGCTCGCTCGTCGGCGCCCGGATGCTGCTCGGCGCCGGTGAGGCCGCCAGATATCCCGCACCCGCGAAGGCCGTCTCCCGCTGGTTCCCCCGGCATGAACGAACGCTCGCCAACAGCGTCTGGGACAACGGCGCGCGCGTCGGCACGGCCATCGCCCTGCCACTGGTGACGATGCTGGTCTCCGCGTTCCACTGGCGGGTCGCGTTCATCGCCTGCGGCCTGCTCGGCTTTCTGTGGATCATCGGCTGGTGGCGGCTCTACCACGAGCCCGCCGACCACCCGAAGCTGACCGCCGAGGAGCGCGCCTACATCGAGGCGGGCGGCGCTCACACCGACGAGACGGCCGCGCAGGATGCGGACGCGCCCAAGGTGCGCTGGCGGGACCTGTTCCGCTACCGGACGGTCTGGGGCATGATGCTCGGCTTCTTCTGCCTCAACTACGTCATCTACTTCTTCATCACCTGGTTCCCCAGCTACCTCGTCGACGAGCGCGGCTTCGACCTCCTCAAGCTCGGCTTCTTCGGCACGGTCCCCGGCCTGGTCGCCATCTTCGGGTCGCTGCTCGGCGGCTTCACCGCCGACCGGCTGCTCCGCAAGGGCTGGTCGACCACCAGGGTCCGCAAGACCTGCCTGGTCTCCGGCACGCTGTGCTCGTCCGTGATCGCGCTCACCGTCGTCGTGCCGACCGCGTCCGGCGCCCTCGCCTTGCTCTCCCTCAGCTACGCCTCGCTGACCTTCTCGACCGCGTCCGTGGCGTCGCTGCCCGCCGACGTGGCGCCGACCGCCGGACATGTCGCCTCGCTCGCCGGCATCCAGAACTTCGCCTCGAACGTGGCGGGGATCCTCGGCCCGATCGTCACCGGATTCCTGCTGGCATCCTCCGGGGGCTCGTACCTGGTGCCGCTCCTGGTGTCCGGCGCCCTGTCCGTCGTCGGCGCCCTCACCTACGCGTTCGTCATCAAGCGCGTCGAACCGCTGCCGGTGCGCTAA
- a CDS encoding GntR family transcriptional regulator, with the protein MAAQRREPRKTRRVEAETSRPRESVRTRVHALLRARITSLELLPGAPLSENELAAELDVSRTPVREALILLAEESLVDVFPKLGTFVSRISVDAVLEAQFMREALELAALREAVTKSGAQDITALRAILEAQRAALKAGDAGLFFEQDEAFHRRLMEASGHRTLWRTVATAKAHLDRARRLSLPLPHRIETLVAEHAAVVDALEQRDAARAEGALRGHLQGVFDDIGTIRAGHPELFADPHEQPGSAPARPRVHPGLRA; encoded by the coding sequence ATGGCAGCTCAGCGGCGGGAACCGAGAAAGACGCGACGGGTCGAAGCGGAGACGTCGCGTCCGCGCGAGTCCGTCCGGACTCGGGTGCACGCCCTGCTGCGGGCGCGCATCACCTCCCTCGAGCTCCTGCCGGGCGCGCCCCTGTCGGAGAACGAGCTGGCCGCGGAGCTGGACGTCAGCCGCACCCCGGTGCGCGAGGCACTGATCCTGCTGGCCGAGGAGTCGCTGGTCGACGTCTTCCCCAAGCTCGGTACGTTCGTCTCGCGGATCAGCGTCGACGCCGTACTGGAAGCCCAGTTCATGCGGGAGGCGCTCGAACTGGCGGCGTTGCGCGAGGCGGTGACGAAGTCCGGCGCGCAGGACATCACGGCGCTGCGCGCCATCCTCGAGGCGCAGCGGGCCGCGCTGAAGGCGGGGGACGCGGGCCTGTTCTTCGAGCAGGACGAGGCCTTCCACCGCCGCCTGATGGAGGCGAGCGGGCACCGCACACTGTGGCGCACGGTGGCGACCGCCAAGGCGCACCTCGACCGGGCCCGTCGGCTGAGTCTGCCGCTGCCGCACCGGATCGAGACGCTGGTCGCCGAGCACGCCGCGGTGGTCGACGCCCTGGAACAGCGGGACGCGGCGCGCGCGGAGGGCGCGCTGCGCGGACACCTCCAAGGCGTCTTCGACGACATCGGAACGATCAGGGCAGGCCATCCGGAGCTGTTCGCGGATCCGCATGAGCAGCCGGGCAGCGCCCCGGCCCGCCCACGGGTCCATCCCGGGCTGCGCGCCTGA
- a CDS encoding NADH:flavin oxidoreductase codes for MLVHIPTGTQKEHSVTDAASPVSRAAEILSRPVALNGLKVPNRIAMAPMTRMFSPNGVPGEDVRSYYSRRAAAGVGLIVTEGTYVGHESAGESDRVPRFHGEEQLAGWAKVAEDVHAAGGTIVPQLWHIGMVRQQGKPPFAEAPAVGPSGLRIDGTEGTGKAMTQGDLDDVIGAFAQAAKDAERIGFDGVEVHGAHGYLLDQFFWAGTNRRTDGYGGDAVARTRFAAEIVAAIRENVSPEFPVIFRYSQWKQEAYDARLAETPDELEAILSPLAAAGVDAFHASTRRYWSPEFDGSDLNLAGWTKKLTGKPTITVGSVGLDGDFIRAFMGEGSAVKGIDDLLDRLERDEFDMVAIGRALLQDPEWAAKVLEGRFDELKPYDAAAALKTLS; via the coding sequence ATGCTTGTGCACATACCGACTGGTACCCAAAAGGAGCACTCTGTGACTGACGCCGCGTCGCCTGTTTCCCGCGCTGCCGAGATCCTGTCGCGCCCTGTCGCGCTGAACGGCCTGAAGGTCCCGAACCGCATCGCGATGGCGCCCATGACGCGTATGTTCTCGCCGAACGGCGTCCCGGGCGAGGACGTTCGGTCCTACTACTCCCGCCGCGCCGCCGCGGGCGTGGGCCTGATCGTCACCGAGGGGACCTACGTCGGCCACGAGTCGGCCGGAGAGAGCGACCGGGTGCCGCGCTTCCACGGCGAGGAGCAGCTGGCCGGCTGGGCGAAGGTCGCCGAGGACGTGCACGCGGCGGGCGGCACGATCGTGCCGCAGCTGTGGCACATCGGCATGGTGCGCCAGCAGGGCAAGCCGCCCTTCGCCGAGGCCCCGGCCGTCGGCCCGTCGGGCCTTCGCATCGACGGCACCGAGGGCACGGGCAAGGCCATGACCCAGGGCGACCTGGACGACGTCATCGGCGCGTTCGCGCAGGCCGCCAAGGACGCCGAGCGCATCGGCTTCGACGGCGTCGAGGTGCACGGCGCCCACGGCTACCTGCTCGACCAGTTCTTCTGGGCCGGGACCAACCGCCGTACCGACGGCTACGGTGGCGACGCGGTGGCCCGCACGCGGTTCGCCGCCGAGATCGTCGCCGCGATCCGCGAGAACGTCTCCCCCGAATTCCCGGTGATCTTCCGCTACTCGCAGTGGAAGCAGGAGGCCTACGACGCGCGGCTCGCCGAGACCCCGGACGAGCTCGAGGCGATCCTCAGCCCCCTCGCCGCGGCCGGCGTCGACGCCTTCCACGCCTCCACCCGCCGTTACTGGAGCCCGGAGTTCGACGGCTCGGACCTGAACCTCGCGGGCTGGACCAAGAAGCTCACCGGCAAGCCCACCATCACGGTCGGCTCCGTCGGCCTCGACGGCGACTTCATCCGCGCCTTCATGGGTGAGGGCTCCGCGGTCAAGGGCATCGACGACCTCCTCGACCGCCTGGAGCGCGACGAGTTCGACATGGTCGCCATCGGCCGCGCCCTGCTCCAGGACCCGGAGTGGGCGGCGAAGGTCCTGGAGGGCCGTTTCGACGAGCTGAAGCCGTACGACGCGGCAGCGGCGCTCAAGACCCTGAGCTAG